The proteins below come from a single Candidatus Chlamydia sanziniae genomic window:
- a CDS encoding SWIB/MDM2 domain-containing protein, whose product MSQKNKNSAFMHPVNISPDLAVIVGKGPMPRTEIVKKVWEYIKKHNCQDPNNKRNILPDTNLAKVFGSSNPIDMFQMTKALSKHIIK is encoded by the coding sequence ATGAGTCAAAAAAATAAAAACTCTGCTTTCATGCACCCTGTGAATATTTCCCCAGATTTAGCAGTTATAGTTGGCAAGGGACCTATGCCCAGAACCGAAATCGTAAAAAAAGTTTGGGAGTACATCAAAAAACACAACTGTCAGGATCCTAATAACAAAAGAAATATCCTCCCCGACACGAATCTTGCAAAAGTTTTCGGTTCCAGTAATCCTATCGATATGTTTCAAATGACAAAAGCTCTTTCCAAGCATATTATTAAATAA